The following are encoded in a window of Streptomyces sp. Go-475 genomic DNA:
- a CDS encoding type II secretion system F family protein, with the protein MDLQSLITLTTGITLLTCVLAVVGLHSYATGRAQRQALVDRLSSTGQIPDAGRRRHFRGIDRRLRRTRTGKKLELRLAATGLDITPGEFFVYMLATVAGLWLIGQAALAPFFGPLAGLLGIGVAIQFLNWQRQKRIEKFINQLPEMARILANATQAGLALRTAIGMAAEEMEAPAGEELAKVSAQLAVGASMDDALSEMADRLPSRELVVLVTTLVLSNRAGGQVVSALRNLTETLEERKETRREVRTQLSQVSMTSYAVPVLGVGSLFLMDGVKDGALDRMTGSPLGQAAVIIAFSLYAVGFVLIRRLSRIDV; encoded by the coding sequence ATGGATCTGCAATCGCTCATCACGCTCACCACCGGCATCACCCTGCTGACGTGCGTCCTCGCGGTCGTCGGCCTGCACTCCTACGCCACGGGCAGGGCACAGCGCCAGGCGCTCGTCGACCGCCTGTCCTCGACCGGCCAGATCCCGGACGCCGGCCGCCGCCGCCACTTCCGCGGCATCGACCGCCGCCTTCGACGCACCAGGACCGGCAAGAAACTGGAACTCCGCCTGGCCGCGACCGGCCTGGACATCACCCCCGGTGAGTTCTTCGTCTACATGCTCGCGACGGTCGCGGGCCTGTGGCTGATCGGCCAGGCGGCCCTGGCACCGTTCTTCGGCCCGCTCGCGGGCCTGCTGGGCATCGGGGTGGCGATCCAGTTCCTGAACTGGCAACGGCAGAAACGCATCGAGAAGTTCATCAACCAGCTCCCCGAGATGGCCAGGATCCTGGCCAACGCCACGCAGGCGGGTCTCGCCCTGCGCACCGCGATCGGCATGGCCGCGGAGGAGATGGAGGCCCCGGCGGGCGAGGAACTGGCCAAGGTGTCGGCACAACTCGCGGTCGGCGCCTCGATGGACGACGCACTGAGCGAAATGGCGGACCGCCTCCCCTCCCGCGAACTGGTCGTCCTCGTCACCACGCTGGTGCTGTCCAACCGGGCGGGCGGGCAGGTGGTGAGCGCCCTGCGGAACCTGACGGAGACGCTGGAGGAACGGAAGGAGACGCGGCGGGAGGTCCGGACGCAGCTCTCCCAGGTGAGCATGACGTCGTACGCGGTGCCGGTGCTGGGCGTGGGCTCCCTGTTCCTGATGGACGGGGTGAAGGACGGCGCCCTGGACCGCATGACCGGCTCACCCCTCGGCCAGGCGGCGGTCATCATCGCCTTCTCCCTCTACGCCGTCGGCTTCGTCCTCATCCGCCGCCTGTCCCGCATCGACGTCTGA
- a CDS encoding class I SAM-dependent methyltransferase, protein MPEQQHPHPPHRTFEDLVAEGASVPTEGWDFSWFEGRATEARPSWGYAVSMAERLGRAGAVLDVQTGGGEVLDFALGRAARRPLLTVATEGWPPNVAKATALLRPRGVAVVAAPEEGPLPFADGAFDLVVSRHPVRPHWDEIARVLRTGGTYFAQHVGPGSVFELVEHFLGPQPDEARGARRPDRERADAEAAGLDVVDLRAERLRMEFHDIGAVVHFLRKVVWMVPGFTVEEYAPQLRALHERIRGEGPFVAHSTRHLFEARKP, encoded by the coding sequence ATGCCCGAGCAGCAGCACCCGCACCCCCCACACCGCACCTTCGAAGACCTGGTCGCCGAGGGCGCCTCCGTGCCCACGGAAGGCTGGGACTTCTCCTGGTTCGAAGGGCGGGCGACGGAAGCCAGGCCCTCCTGGGGGTACGCCGTGTCGATGGCCGAGCGGCTGGGCCGGGCGGGCGCTGTGCTCGACGTCCAGACCGGGGGCGGGGAGGTGCTGGACTTCGCCCTCGGCAGGGCCGCGAGGCGGCCGCTGCTGACCGTCGCCACCGAGGGCTGGCCGCCGAACGTCGCCAAGGCCACCGCGCTGCTCCGCCCGCGCGGAGTCGCCGTCGTCGCCGCTCCCGAGGAGGGGCCGCTGCCCTTCGCCGACGGCGCCTTCGACCTGGTCGTCAGCCGTCACCCCGTCCGCCCGCACTGGGACGAGATCGCCCGGGTCCTGCGGACCGGCGGGACGTACTTCGCCCAGCACGTCGGCCCCGGCAGCGTCTTCGAACTCGTCGAGCACTTCCTGGGTCCCCAGCCGGACGAGGCGCGCGGCGCCCGCCGTCCCGACCGTGAGCGCGCGGACGCCGAGGCCGCCGGGCTGGACGTCGTCGATCTGCGGGCGGAGCGGCTGCGCATGGAGTTCCACGACATCGGGGCGGTCGTGCACTTCCTGCGCAAGGTGGTGTGGATGGTCCCCGGCTTCACCGTCGAGGAGTACGCACCGCAGCTCCGCGCGCTGCACGAGCGGATCCGGGGGGAAGGCCCCTTCGTCGCCCACAGCACCCGCCACCTGTTCGAGGCACGCAAGCCGTAG
- a CDS encoding DUF192 domain-containing protein, which translates to MRRQWRDGHGELVVHGSGGEPAVRVPLEIAASYRARTKGLLGRDSVEGAILLSPANSIHTFRMRMPIDVAYLDRDLRVIAVRTMRPGRLGMPRLRARHVVEAEAGAMAGWKVREGVSVEVIR; encoded by the coding sequence GTGAGGCGGCAGTGGCGGGACGGGCACGGGGAGCTGGTCGTACACGGGAGCGGTGGGGAGCCGGCCGTCCGTGTGCCGTTGGAGATCGCCGCCTCCTATCGAGCCCGTACGAAAGGATTGTTGGGGCGCGATTCCGTTGAGGGGGCGATTCTGCTCTCCCCCGCCAACAGCATCCACACCTTCCGGATGCGCATGCCGATCGATGTCGCCTATCTCGACCGTGACCTTCGCGTCATCGCCGTGCGGACCATGCGGCCGGGGCGGTTGGGGATGCCGCGGCTGCGGGCCCGGCATGTGGTCGAGGCGGAGGCAGGGGCGATGGCGGGGTGGAAGGTACGGGAGGGTGTGTCCGTCGAGGTCATCCGGTGA
- a CDS encoding nucleoside deaminase codes for MTGHPSALPQPWHLPFELAWEALRAGSRPVGAVLVDAGGRVVAAGRNRSEETTAPPGQLAGTAIAHAEVNALAQLPTGTRADDGHGLRLYTTLEPCLLCSGALIHSHVRHVVYAAADPMWRGVENVPGVGGLIAERWARREGPVGGPLAAFSRLLMDTWTMARAAAVPTAPGPGLLDAPTVHAAYAALLPHL; via the coding sequence GTGACCGGACATCCCAGTGCCCTGCCCCAGCCCTGGCACCTGCCCTTCGAGCTCGCGTGGGAGGCCCTGCGGGCCGGCAGCCGGCCGGTCGGCGCCGTCCTCGTCGACGCCGGCGGGCGCGTCGTCGCCGCCGGGCGCAACCGGAGCGAGGAGACCACGGCCCCACCGGGTCAACTCGCCGGCACGGCCATCGCGCACGCCGAGGTCAACGCGCTCGCCCAGCTGCCGACCGGAACCCGCGCCGACGACGGCCACGGCCTCCGGCTGTACACGACCCTCGAACCCTGCCTGCTGTGCAGCGGCGCGCTCATCCACAGCCACGTCCGGCACGTGGTCTACGCCGCGGCGGACCCGATGTGGCGCGGTGTCGAGAACGTGCCGGGGGTGGGCGGGCTCATCGCCGAGCGGTGGGCCCGCCGGGAGGGGCCCGTCGGCGGACCGCTCGCCGCCTTCAGCCGGCTCCTGATGGACACCTGGACGATGGCACGCGCCGCCGCCGTCCCCACCGCTCCCGGCCCCGGCCTCCTCGACGCCCCCACCGTCCACGCGGCGTACGCAGCCCTCCTGCCCCACCTCTGA
- a CDS encoding response regulator transcription factor, translating to MPEPTPPQPGAPQQPLPHQPPPQHPFAAPPTQRLRIVVADDNPVVRAGLTALLSGRADIEVVAAAADGRQACEAARQHRPDVVLLDVRMPGVDGISALPYLVRIASVVMLTYSRESEIVQEALRRGAGGYLVHGEFTADQLVQAVRDIKEGRAHFTPTAANALLTQLRSHQAPPTQTLPDGLGQSTSATAYGISASAQPYIEPPNIAQPAPMHVSHTPPSVISPENLSQVQPSMGQSSSGWTSGRPAAPDRSRFQLSTREAEIMDLIASGMNNQQIAATCFISEKTVKNHINRIFAKLHSTSRSEAAAKWIGTAPDSHRGLG from the coding sequence ATGCCGGAGCCCACTCCGCCCCAGCCCGGGGCACCCCAGCAGCCGCTGCCCCATCAGCCGCCGCCCCAGCACCCGTTCGCCGCACCGCCGACGCAGCGCCTCAGGATCGTCGTGGCGGACGACAACCCCGTGGTCCGGGCCGGCCTCACCGCCCTGCTCTCCGGCCGCGCGGACATCGAGGTCGTGGCGGCGGCGGCGGACGGCCGCCAGGCCTGCGAGGCAGCCCGGCAGCACCGCCCCGACGTCGTCCTCCTCGACGTGCGCATGCCCGGCGTGGACGGAATCTCGGCCCTCCCGTACCTGGTGCGGATCGCGTCGGTCGTGATGCTGACGTACAGCAGGGAGTCGGAGATCGTCCAGGAGGCCCTGCGCCGGGGAGCGGGCGGCTACCTGGTCCACGGCGAGTTCACGGCCGACCAACTGGTGCAGGCCGTACGGGACATCAAGGAGGGCCGGGCCCACTTCACGCCCACGGCGGCGAACGCCCTCCTGACCCAGCTCCGCAGCCACCAGGCTCCGCCGACCCAGACCCTCCCCGACGGCCTCGGCCAGTCAACGAGTGCGACTGCATACGGAATTTCCGCCTCCGCGCAACCGTATATTGAACCCCCGAATATCGCCCAACCAGCACCAATGCACGTCTCGCACACGCCGCCCTCCGTCATTTCTCCAGAAAACCTTTCGCAAGTGCAACCGTCTATGGGACAGTCTTCGTCTGGGTGGACGAGTGGCCGTCCGGCCGCTCCCGACAGGTCGCGGTTCCAACTGAGCACGAGGGAGGCGGAGATCATGGACCTCATCGCATCCGGCATGAACAACCAGCAGATCGCCGCCACGTGCTTCATCAGCGAGAAGACGGTCAAGAACCACATCAACCGCATCTTCGCCAAGCTCCACAGCACCAGCCGCTCCGAGGCCGCCGCGAAATGGATCGGCACGGCACCGGACTCACACCGAGGACTGGGGTGA
- a CDS encoding CpaF family protein: protein MSLRARINTPEEHGNRGEDGHLVASYRAKLLEEIDLAEMSSLAAAERRARLERVLGHIISREGPVLSTVERSQLIRRVVDEALGLGILEPLLEDASITEIMVNGPDAIFVERGGRVEQLPLRFASNDQLMQTIERIVSTVNRRVDESNPMVDARLPSGERVNVIIPPLSLTGATLTIRRFPRSFTLQELIGLGSLDEPMLYLLAGLVQAKFNIIVSGATGTGKTTLLNALSGLIPEGERIITIEDSAELQLQQPHVIRLESRPPNVEGKGQVTIRDLVRNSLRMRPDRIVVGEVRGGESLDMLQAMSTGHDGSLATVHANSAEDALMRLQTLASMSDVEIPFVALHDQINSAVDVIVQLTRFADGARRITEIALMDSHGSDPYRLVTVARFHAQPMSADGRIHGSFEYYPLPRRTADRLYMASQPIPQAFGIARSADQLATREAR from the coding sequence ATGAGCCTGCGAGCACGCATCAACACCCCCGAGGAGCACGGCAACCGGGGCGAGGACGGCCACCTGGTCGCCTCCTACCGGGCCAAGCTCCTGGAGGAGATCGACCTCGCGGAGATGAGTTCGCTGGCCGCCGCCGAGCGCCGGGCGCGGCTGGAGCGGGTGCTCGGGCACATCATCAGCCGCGAGGGCCCGGTCCTGTCGACGGTGGAGCGCTCGCAGCTCATCCGCAGGGTGGTCGACGAGGCCCTCGGCCTGGGCATCCTGGAGCCTCTCCTGGAGGACGCCTCCATCACCGAGATCATGGTGAACGGCCCGGACGCGATCTTCGTGGAGCGCGGCGGCCGCGTCGAGCAACTGCCGTTGCGCTTCGCCTCCAACGACCAGCTCATGCAGACCATCGAGCGGATCGTCTCCACGGTCAACCGCCGTGTCGACGAGTCGAACCCCATGGTCGACGCCCGCCTGCCCTCCGGCGAGCGCGTCAACGTCATCATCCCGCCGCTGTCCCTGACGGGCGCGACCCTCACCATCCGCCGCTTCCCGCGCTCCTTCACCCTCCAGGAGCTGATCGGCCTCGGTTCACTGGACGAGCCGATGCTGTACCTGCTGGCGGGCCTGGTGCAGGCGAAGTTCAACATCATCGTCTCGGGCGCGACGGGCACGGGAAAGACGACCCTGCTGAACGCCCTCTCCGGCCTGATCCCCGAGGGCGAACGCATCATCACCATCGAGGACTCGGCCGAACTCCAGCTCCAGCAGCCGCACGTCATCCGCCTGGAGTCGCGCCCGCCGAACGTCGAGGGCAAGGGCCAGGTCACGATCCGCGACCTGGTCCGCAACTCCCTGCGCATGCGCCCCGACCGGATCGTCGTGGGTGAGGTCCGCGGCGGCGAGTCCCTCGACATGCTCCAGGCGATGTCGACGGGCCACGACGGTTCACTCGCCACCGTCCACGCCAACAGCGCGGAGGACGCCCTGATGCGCCTGCAGACCCTCGCCTCCATGTCGGACGTGGAGATCCCCTTCGTCGCCCTGCACGACCAGATCAACAGCGCGGTCGACGTCATCGTGCAGCTGACGAGGTTCGCGGACGGCGCCCGCCGCATCACCGAGATCGCACTGATGGACAGCCACGGCAGCGACCCGTACCGCCTGGTCACGGTCGCCCGCTTCCACGCGCAGCCCATGTCGGCCGACGGCCGCATCCACGGCAGCTTCGAGTACTACCCCCTCCCGCGCCGCACCGCCGACCGCCTGTACATGGCCAGCCAGCCCATCCCGCAGGCCTTCGGCATCGCCCGGTCCGCGGACCAGCTAGCCACCCGAGAAGCCAGGTAG
- a CDS encoding DUF5936 domain-containing protein — protein MALLLALLMGIGVWGVFAGIRMYRAEAKLPGDLALALEVGATRTGAVDSLIDRMGMRYAPAVLRLMGPKQVAKYRRKIDLAGNPGGLTIDRYAARRAVYGALGGVGFLVFLMRGQLLVALLLLAFGAFWTEVGIWSAIRIRKDVIERTLPDFLDVLAVVVSAGLGFRQALDRVASKYEGPWADELRITLRQMDLGMSRRQAFAELRRRNDSEQVAMFVTALQQGEELGAPIVDTLVALAKDMRRTDAQNARRKAARAVPKATMMITTFMVPATMLLLGAGLILGSGTDFGSVTGE, from the coding sequence ATGGCACTGCTTCTCGCCCTGCTGATGGGTATCGGCGTCTGGGGCGTCTTCGCCGGCATCCGCATGTACCGCGCCGAGGCCAAACTCCCCGGCGACCTCGCGCTGGCCCTGGAGGTCGGCGCCACGCGCACGGGCGCGGTCGACTCGCTCATCGACCGCATGGGCATGCGGTACGCCCCCGCGGTGCTGCGCCTGATGGGCCCCAAGCAGGTGGCGAAGTACCGCCGCAAGATCGATCTGGCGGGCAACCCGGGCGGACTGACCATCGACCGCTATGCGGCGCGGCGGGCGGTGTACGGGGCTCTGGGCGGCGTCGGCTTCCTGGTGTTCCTGATGAGGGGCCAGCTCCTGGTGGCCCTCCTCCTGCTGGCCTTCGGGGCGTTCTGGACGGAGGTCGGCATCTGGTCCGCGATCCGCATCCGCAAGGACGTCATCGAACGGACCCTGCCGGACTTCCTGGACGTCCTGGCCGTCGTGGTGAGCGCGGGCCTCGGCTTCCGCCAGGCACTCGACCGGGTCGCGTCCAAGTACGAGGGCCCCTGGGCGGACGAACTCCGCATCACCCTGCGCCAGATGGACCTCGGCATGAGCCGCCGCCAGGCCTTCGCGGAACTGCGACGGCGCAACGACTCGGAGCAGGTCGCCATGTTCGTGACGGCGTTGCAGCAGGGCGAGGAACTGGGCGCACCGATCGTCGACACGCTGGTGGCCCTCGCCAAGGACATGCGGCGTACGGACGCCCAGAACGCGCGGCGGAAGGCGGCCCGGGCGGTCCCCAAGGCCACGATGATGATCACGACCTTCATGGTCCCGGCCACGATGCTCCTCCTCGGCGCGGGCCTCATCCTCGGCTCGGGAACCGACTTCGGCTCGGTGACGGGGGAGTAG
- a CDS encoding OmpA family protein — translation MTITRHPTRTAPRLTLTLAAATLMVAMNVYGMTPAQADDGPSVPPGTEASAPAPEKVDPNDPDLKLPEGATLATPKVLDIKQVVEDQSGDERREDTNADVKFALQAEVLFGKDSAKLSAEAKARISAIAEEIKTQNATKIRVFGFTDNLGSSAHGDVLSKQRADAVQNVLDQELNDSNVTYEVRGYGEQYPIADNSTESGRKKNRRVEVSFPRTES, via the coding sequence ATGACCATCACCCGGCACCCAACGCGAACGGCGCCGCGCCTCACTCTGACTCTCGCGGCGGCCACGCTCATGGTCGCTATGAACGTCTACGGCATGACGCCAGCCCAAGCCGACGACGGCCCCAGCGTCCCCCCGGGCACCGAAGCTTCGGCCCCCGCCCCGGAAAAAGTCGACCCCAACGACCCCGACCTCAAACTCCCCGAAGGCGCCACGCTAGCCACCCCCAAAGTCCTCGACATCAAACAGGTCGTCGAAGACCAAAGCGGTGACGAACGACGCGAAGACACCAACGCCGACGTCAAGTTCGCCCTCCAGGCCGAGGTCCTCTTCGGCAAGGACAGCGCGAAACTCAGCGCCGAGGCGAAGGCCCGTATCTCCGCGATCGCCGAGGAGATCAAGACGCAGAACGCGACGAAGATCCGAGTCTTCGGCTTCACGGACAACCTCGGTTCCTCCGCCCACGGCGACGTCCTGTCCAAGCAACGCGCCGACGCCGTGCAGAACGTCCTGGACCAGGAACTGAACGACTCCAACGTCACCTACGAGGTCCGCGGCTACGGCGAGCAGTACCCGATCGCCGACAACTCCACGGAATCCGGCCGCAAGAAGAACCGCCGCGTCGAGGTCTCCTTCCCGCGCACGGAGAGTTGA
- a CDS encoding GNAT family protein, whose product MSDDDVDVRLRDVVEADLEFFLEYEHEPEAVRRSRFSPRPREAFLRHWKANVLGDDTCFVQTVTADGAVAGNIVAWWDGDRRFIGYWLGRPYWGRGIGSRALGLFLEREENRPLYADPFSGNTGSIRLVEKHGFRRTGTVRHGEDDHVLLALD is encoded by the coding sequence ATGAGCGATGACGACGTGGACGTCCGGCTGCGCGACGTGGTGGAAGCCGACCTCGAGTTCTTCCTGGAGTACGAGCACGAGCCGGAAGCCGTCCGGCGGTCGAGGTTCTCTCCCCGCCCGCGCGAGGCGTTCCTGCGGCACTGGAAGGCCAACGTCCTCGGTGACGACACCTGCTTCGTGCAGACCGTCACCGCGGACGGCGCCGTCGCGGGCAACATCGTCGCCTGGTGGGACGGGGACCGCCGCTTCATCGGCTACTGGCTGGGACGCCCATACTGGGGACGCGGCATCGGGAGCAGGGCCCTGGGCCTCTTCCTGGAGCGGGAGGAGAACCGGCCCCTGTACGCCGACCCCTTCAGCGGGAACACCGGCTCCATCCGTCTCGTCGAGAAGCACGGCTTCCGCCGCACCGGCACCGTCCGGCACGGCGAGGACGACCATGTCCTGCTCGCCCTCGACTGA
- a CDS encoding histidine kinase: protein MDAGGNPIPAAAEATAASPNPAIDIQVNALQAMCRQVFGFRLAMIALATPTALVNANPGLPTRLVGAAVVVTFMTSYVLFRDWERFGPLLLRHPTLLAADTLFGALLLISAGPDSTLAYVSVCTPLLAGLVYGWRGAAAFASLQALLLLLIHAAQANPNPGLAESTLLPGLCVIAGAVGSSLRNLMLRFGAATQALTTVQARLAVTEAVSAERARLAREMHDSVAKTLHGVALAADGLAGSAGTDRMDPALIREQAALVARSARRAAAESRELLADLRRESDPAQATDVLAELAARTRDFSARTGLPAVYRHTGDHSVPPLPPAVARQLLTIAAEAMENAHRHAHPSRVDVLAGVHGDLLRVSVVDDGRGLPPGTTLEQLRRTGHFGLVGMVERAASVGARIRIGRGDHPKGTEVRLELPLAALTTPTACPPRPERRP from the coding sequence GTGGATGCGGGCGGGAACCCGATCCCGGCCGCAGCCGAGGCAACCGCCGCCTCCCCCAACCCCGCGATCGACATCCAGGTCAACGCCCTGCAAGCCATGTGCCGGCAGGTCTTCGGCTTCCGCCTGGCCATGATCGCCCTCGCCACCCCCACCGCCCTCGTCAACGCCAACCCCGGCCTCCCCACCCGCCTCGTCGGCGCGGCCGTCGTCGTGACCTTCATGACCTCCTACGTCCTCTTCCGGGACTGGGAACGCTTCGGCCCCCTTCTCCTCCGCCACCCCACCCTCCTCGCCGCGGACACCCTCTTCGGCGCTCTGCTCCTCATCTCCGCGGGCCCGGACAGCACCCTCGCCTACGTCAGCGTCTGCACCCCCCTCCTGGCCGGCCTGGTCTACGGCTGGCGCGGCGCGGCCGCCTTCGCCTCCCTCCAGGCGTTGCTGCTCCTCCTCATCCACGCGGCACAGGCGAACCCGAACCCCGGCCTCGCCGAGTCCACCCTCCTGCCCGGCCTCTGCGTCATCGCCGGAGCCGTCGGCTCCAGCCTGCGCAACCTCATGCTCCGCTTCGGCGCCGCCACCCAGGCCCTCACCACCGTCCAGGCCCGCCTCGCCGTGACCGAAGCGGTCAGCGCCGAACGCGCCCGCCTGGCCCGCGAGATGCACGACTCGGTCGCCAAGACCCTGCACGGCGTGGCCCTGGCCGCGGACGGCCTGGCGGGTTCGGCCGGCACCGACCGCATGGACCCGGCCCTGATCAGAGAGCAGGCCGCCCTGGTCGCCCGATCAGCCCGCCGGGCCGCAGCGGAGTCCCGCGAACTCCTGGCCGACCTGCGCCGCGAGTCGGACCCCGCTCAAGCCACCGACGTCCTGGCGGAACTGGCGGCCCGCACCCGCGACTTCAGTGCCCGCACCGGCCTCCCCGCGGTGTACCGCCACACCGGCGACCACTCCGTGCCGCCCCTCCCGCCCGCTGTGGCCCGCCAACTCCTGACCATCGCCGCGGAAGCCATGGAGAACGCCCACCGCCACGCCCACCCCAGCCGCGTCGACGTCCTGGCGGGCGTCCACGGCGACCTGCTCCGCGTCAGCGTCGTCGACGACGGACGCGGCCTCCCCCCGGGCACCACCCTCGAACAGCTCCGCCGAACGGGCCACTTCGGCCTCGTCGGCATGGTGGAACGCGCGGCCTCGGTGGGGGCCCGGATCCGCATAGGCCGCGGCGACCACCCCAAGGGCACGGAGGTCCGCCTGGAACTCCCTCTCGCGGCCCTGACCACACCCACCGCATGCCCCCCACGACCCGAGAGGAGGCCCTGA
- a CDS encoding pilus assembly protein TadG-related protein yields the protein MQPRRCGDAGQAFPIYITVVGGLLFLALAYFAVGQAAANRNGAQTAADAAALAAAQETRDQLAGQWVENVLDPSKWQDIFDGDTSAGLNDCWRAYQLAEQNNAGVDDCAPGLLAYTVSVETTKPVGDSIVPGTQTKHSTAQAMAVIEPLCTFKLPAEDAGDDVLPQLDCKDKDWDLDPDDLKVLPKPEDLFDVHLAD from the coding sequence ATGCAGCCCCGCAGGTGCGGCGACGCAGGGCAGGCCTTCCCCATCTACATCACGGTGGTGGGGGGTCTGCTCTTTCTCGCGCTCGCGTACTTCGCGGTCGGCCAGGCCGCGGCGAATCGGAACGGCGCCCAGACGGCCGCGGATGCGGCGGCGCTCGCGGCGGCCCAGGAGACCAGGGACCAGCTCGCGGGCCAGTGGGTGGAGAACGTGCTCGATCCGAGCAAGTGGCAGGACATCTTCGACGGTGACACCAGCGCCGGGCTGAATGACTGCTGGCGGGCCTACCAACTCGCGGAACAGAACAACGCCGGCGTGGACGACTGCGCCCCGGGTCTCCTGGCCTACACGGTCAGTGTCGAAACGACCAAGCCCGTCGGCGACTCCATTGTCCCCGGCACGCAGACCAAGCACTCGACGGCACAGGCAATGGCCGTGATCGAGCCGCTCTGCACGTTCAAGCTCCCTGCCGAGGATGCCGGGGACGACGTGCTGCCGCAGCTCGACTGCAAGGACAAAGACTGGGACCTGGACCCGGACGATCTCAAGGTTCTTCCGAAGCCCGAGGACCTCTTCGATGTCCACCTGGCCGACTGA
- a CDS encoding isoprenyl transferase, which produces MNLRDKLRGLLVRLYARRVEGHLDHAQVPKHIGVIMDGNRRWAKAAGSSTVDGHRAGAGKIEEFLGWCTETEVEVVTLWLLSTDNFDRPEEELVPLLGIIEDVVRTLAADGRWRVHHVGTPDLLPSGMQTVLKEAEETTAHVDGILVNVAIGYGGRQEIADAVRSMLLDAQEKGTSMEELAEAVDIDMIGRHLYTSDQPDPDLVIRTSGEQRLSGFMLWQTAHSEYYFCDVFWPAFRKVDFLRAMRDYAARHRRFGG; this is translated from the coding sequence GTGAACCTGCGCGACAAGCTGCGTGGCCTGCTGGTCAGGCTGTACGCACGCCGGGTGGAAGGCCACCTGGACCACGCTCAGGTGCCCAAGCACATCGGCGTCATCATGGACGGCAACCGGCGCTGGGCGAAGGCCGCCGGTTCCAGCACCGTCGACGGCCACCGGGCCGGTGCCGGGAAGATCGAGGAGTTCCTCGGCTGGTGCACCGAGACCGAGGTCGAGGTCGTCACCCTCTGGCTGCTGTCCACGGACAACTTCGACCGGCCGGAGGAAGAGCTCGTCCCGCTGCTCGGCATCATCGAGGACGTCGTGCGCACCCTGGCCGCCGACGGCCGCTGGCGCGTGCACCACGTGGGCACGCCCGACCTGCTGCCGTCCGGGATGCAGACGGTCCTCAAGGAGGCCGAGGAGACCACCGCGCACGTCGACGGGATACTGGTCAACGTCGCCATCGGCTACGGCGGCCGCCAGGAGATCGCCGACGCCGTACGGTCCATGCTGCTGGACGCGCAGGAGAAGGGCACCTCGATGGAGGAGCTCGCCGAGGCCGTCGACATCGACATGATCGGGCGTCACCTCTACACCAGCGACCAGCCCGACCCCGACCTGGTGATCCGCACCAGCGGCGAGCAGCGCCTGTCCGGATTCATGCTCTGGCAGACCGCGCACTCCGAGTACTACTTCTGCGACGTGTTCTGGCCGGCCTTCCGCAAGGTCGACTTCCTGCGCGCCATGCGCGACTACGCGGCCCGCCACCGGCGCTTCGGCGGCTGA